From the Butyricicoccus intestinisimiae genome, the window CATCCGGTCATTACGGTGGAAAAGTATTTTATTTAACTGATGCTCGATACGAAGATTGTATCTCGTTTGAGATTTCTATTTGCAAAATTCCGTGCAAAAACGATCAGATGGAGATTACCAGTACAGAGTTTAGAGAGTTAATGCGTTGGCTTAATCGCAAACAGTTTTTGTTATTCTCATTTGTATCAGACAAATCTATTTGGTATTACGCCAGCTTTAATATTCAAAAACGTGAAGTTGACGGTAAACTCTATGGTTTGGTTCTGAGCGCAACAACGAATGCTCCGTTTGGTTTTGCGGATGAAGTAACACAAACTTTGACTATATCTTCTGCTGGGCAATCTGCGACATTTACAGATGAATCAGACGAGATAGGTTTGCTTTATCCGAAAACGGTGATTACGTGTAAAGCATCCGGAAACTTGAAGATTACCAATGACATGATGCAGTCTCCGTTTTTAGTGAATAATTGTTCTTCCGGCGAAGTGATTACGTTATCTGGAAACACTTTACTCATCTCAACTTCCAACTCTAAACACTCTGTGTGTGATGATTTCAATTTTGAATTTTTCCAAATCGGCAATAGTTATGCTAACCGTGTAAATACGATCACATCTTCTCTGCCCTGTACAATTCAGATTACATATCGTCCGGTTATAAAGGACGTGTTATGATGCGCAGTCGTTTAGTATTTGATGCAAATTATAATGTGCAAGAACCCGTCTTAGTTTTGTGCAAACAGTCTGGCAATAAAATTTGTCGACTACCCGCAGCAGACATAACTTTTAAAGACAGTATGCAAAACGATTCTGAGTTATCTTGTACAGTATCAAAATATAATAATGGAGAGTTGTTTGCACACTGGGACGATATAAAAGATTTCCGGTTGATTTGGGTCAAAGAATGGAATACATGGCTGTCGATGGAAGTTAAAACAGAAGAAGATGACGGAACTGTAAAAGCTATTACCGCAGCGAATGCTGGCAAAGTAGAGTTATCAAATATTTTATTGTTTGATGTTGAAATCAACACCGAAGATGATATTGCACGAGATGACTATGAGCCGACAGTTGTATACAATCCAGACAAAAAGAATGCTTCTTTGCTGCATCGGATTTTTGAGAAAGCTCCGCATTATAAAATATTATATGTAGACGATAGTTTAAAGAATATTCAGAGAACATTTTCTTTCGATGATAAAAGTATTTACGATGCTCTTGACGCTATCGCAGAAGAAATTCATTGTTATGTAGAAATCTCATTGGAGACAAATTCTTCTGGTACTATTGACAGAAATATTTCACTGTATGATCTAGAGTCGTATTGTCCTAAGTGTGGACACCGAGAAGATTATTTTTCTGTTTGTCCGAAGTGTGGCAACACAGACATCAAACAGGGGTACGGAGAAGATACAACTATCTTTATCTCTGCCGATAACGTAGCAAGCGATTTAACTTATTCTTCGGACACTGGCTCAGTAAAGAATTGTTTCCGACTTGAAGGCGGAGACGATTTAATGACTGCGGTTATTCGTAGCTGCAATCCGAATGGTTCATCATATATATATTATTTTTCCGAGGACGATAAAGCGGATATGTCACCGGCATTGGTAAAAGCTCTCGATGATTATGATGCGTTATATCAAAAATATCAGAACGAATACGCATATAAGCCGGATACGGAAATTACATCTCAATACAACACGCTAGTTGAGAAATATAGAACAGATACTAACGGATATAAAACTATTCCTGCTACTATTACAGGATTTCCGGAATTGATGAACTATTACTATGACACAATTGATTTTGAATTATATCTGCGTCACAGTATGATGCCGTCACCGAAACCTGCTGATACCACTGCCCAAGAACAGGTCACAACACTGCCTTCTACTCCTCTCTCCCCTGTCGCGGTATCGAGTCTCAAAAAAGCTAGTGAGACTACAATCAGCAGCATGGTGCTTGACCGAGCTAAATTGTTTATTGACCCGCGGTATCAAACACGGATTGGCTCAAGTTCTTATGATGATTCTACACATACGTGGACTGGTACTTTTATTGTGACGAACTATTCCAATGAAGAAGATACTGCGACCAGTAACAATATCTCTGTTTCAATTTCAGATGATAATGAAACATATATCAAGCAAAGATTAGATTCGGTATTGTCTCGTAAGATTGCCGACAGTAATGATATTGTCAGTCTATTTAAACAAACTACAGCGGAGTTTACGCAGACAATTAAAAAATATGGATTAACATCTCTTAAAGATTTTTATGATTGTTGTAATGCTTGCATTGATTTGTTAATCCAGCAAGGTATTGCAGATGAATCAAATAGTTTGTATAAAGATTTATACGTGCCCTACCACGAGAAACTAACAGCACTTGAGTCTGAGATTAAGACAAGAGAATCCGAGATTGCTATAGTTGCCGGAACGAAATCAACAGACGGCAGTGTTATTGTTGACGGTATGGAAACTATTTTAGAAACGGAACGTTTAAACATTCAGAATGCTTTGAATTTTAAAAAAAATCTGGGAGACGATTTGTGGAACGAGCTTTATATTTATCGGCGCGAAGATAAATATAGTAACACAAATTATATCTCCGATGGTTTGGACAATGCCCAGCTTGTAGCCAACGCTTTAGAATTTATAAAAACGGCAACGAAAGAAATTTATCGCTCTGCTACGTTGCAACATTCAATCACGGCTACTTTATCGAATTTGTTGACGATACCAGAGTTTGCTCCTATTGTAGATAAATTTCAGGTCGGCAACTGGATGCGTGCGAGAGTTGATAACAAAATAAATCGTCTTCGGTTAATTGATTACGAAATTAAATTTTCTTCTATCAAGCAATTAGATGTGACCTTTTCGGACGTAGAAAAAATAGTTGGTGGGTATTCTGATCTCCAATCTGTAATTGAAAAATCTTCTTCGATGGCAACCTCTTACGACAGCGTAAGCCGACAAGCCGGGCACGGACAGCAAAGCAGCAATAAGTTAGACACTTGGGTTAATGACGGGTTGACTCTGACGAATATGAAGATCGTAAATGATTCTCAGAATCAAAATTTACAAATCACAGATTCGGGAATGTTACTACGAGAATACGACCCAATGACTGATACTTATGCAGACAAACAAGTTAAGATCATCAATCATGGCTTGTATTACACGAACGATGGATGGAAAACATCAAAGGCTGGCATCGGTACATTTTATTATACAGATCCAAAGACGAATGAGATTGTAGAAGCTTACGGACTCATTGCCGACACAGTTACCGGTAATATTATCTTATCCAAAGATGTTGGAATTTATAATTCAAATAATTCTATTCAATTGGATTCTGACGGTTTCACTTTAACAGCAAATAAAGAATCTGGAAAAGCACCGGACAAGATATTTAAAATTCAACGCAAAGATATAAACGCAGACGGAAAAGAAACAACCACTCCCCTTCTATATTTAGATGATGAAGGCGAACTGGTTTTAAATGGATCTGTAAAAATTGGTTCGTCTGATAAAAATTCGTCTCTGGGAGATATTACAGACAAGATTGACAATATCCAGAACTCAAAAATGTATCGAGTTGAAACCGTGGTTGTTGGCTCTACAATTTTTAATACGCGAGATCAAACCGCTCAGATTGAGTGTCACGTGTATTCGTGGGACACGGACATCACAGATACTTTAGATGCTTCTGGATTTAATTGGCACAGATATTCCGGCGATACCGATTCTGACACCGACTGGGATTCGCATCATCAAGGTATGAAGACGATTACGGTATCTACCGAGGATGTGTAT encodes:
- a CDS encoding phage tail domain-containing protein, translated to MRATDFIYDGKKLSDLGFMIGTIDESSGSDTIEVGSQITFDTSGHYGGKVFYLTDARYEDCISFEISICKIPCKNDQMEITSTEFRELMRWLNRKQFLLFSFVSDKSIWYYASFNIQKREVDGKLYGLVLSATTNAPFGFADEVTQTLTISSAGQSATFTDESDEIGLLYPKTVITCKASGNLKITNDMMQSPFLVNNCSSGEVITLSGNTLLISTSNSKHSVCDDFNFEFFQIGNSYANRVNTITSSLPCTIQITYRPVIKDVL